In Eriocheir sinensis breed Jianghai 21 chromosome 29, ASM2467909v1, whole genome shotgun sequence, a single genomic region encodes these proteins:
- the LOC127004810 gene encoding pro-resilin-like isoform X2: protein MNSKVFFLLAGVAVALAAPDRPRTSYGPPRRDSSSFEHFSLSSGSAESFEHFRPASASAESFERFVPRYRSAESGSDESYESSEAKYDFQWAVNHPPSRNDFGQREGRDGDDTQGVYTVALPDGRRQTVTYHVDGDDGYIADVKYSGEARFPDYSRESGSYESRQFSSGSDESFETRRVYAPPSRSYLSPSSNESK from the exons ATGAACTCGAAG GTGTTCTTCCTCCTGGCGGGCGTGGCCGTGGCCCTCGCCGCCCCTGACCGCCCCAGGACCAGCTACGGCCCCCCAAGAAGG gactcctcctccttcgagcACTTCTCCCTTTCGTCCGGCTCCGCTGAGTCCTTCGAGCATTTCCGCCCCGCCTCGGCCTCTGCCGAGTCCTTCGAGCGCTTCGTGCCCAGGTACCGCTCCGCCGAGTCCGGCTCCGATGAGTCGTACGAGTCGTCCGAGGCCAAGTACGACTTCCAGTGGGCCGTGAACCACCCACCCTCCCGCAACGACTTCGGGCAGCGCGAGGGCCGCGACGGCGACGACACCCAGGGCGTGTACACCGTGGCGCTGCCCGACGGCCGCCGCCAGACCGTCACCTACCACGTGGACGGCGACGACGGCTACATCGCCGACGTGAAGTACTCCGGCGAGGCGCGCTTCCCCGACTACTCCCGCGAGTCCGGGTCCTACGAGTCCCGCCAGTTCTCCTCCGGCTCCGACGAGTCCTTCGAGACCCGCCGCGTCTACGCCCCCCCCAGCAGGAGCTACCTCTCCCCCAGCTCCAACGAGTCCAAGTAA
- the LOC127004810 gene encoding pro-resilin-like isoform X1, with the protein MNSKQVFFLLAGVAVALAAPDRPRTSYGPPRRDSSSFEHFSLSSGSAESFEHFRPASASAESFERFVPRYRSAESGSDESYESSEAKYDFQWAVNHPPSRNDFGQREGRDGDDTQGVYTVALPDGRRQTVTYHVDGDDGYIADVKYSGEARFPDYSRESGSYESRQFSSGSDESFETRRVYAPPSRSYLSPSSNESK; encoded by the exons ATGAACTCGAA GCAGGTGTTCTTCCTCCTGGCGGGCGTGGCCGTGGCCCTCGCCGCCCCTGACCGCCCCAGGACCAGCTACGGCCCCCCAAGAAGG gactcctcctccttcgagcACTTCTCCCTTTCGTCCGGCTCCGCTGAGTCCTTCGAGCATTTCCGCCCCGCCTCGGCCTCTGCCGAGTCCTTCGAGCGCTTCGTGCCCAGGTACCGCTCCGCCGAGTCCGGCTCCGATGAGTCGTACGAGTCGTCCGAGGCCAAGTACGACTTCCAGTGGGCCGTGAACCACCCACCCTCCCGCAACGACTTCGGGCAGCGCGAGGGCCGCGACGGCGACGACACCCAGGGCGTGTACACCGTGGCGCTGCCCGACGGCCGCCGCCAGACCGTCACCTACCACGTGGACGGCGACGACGGCTACATCGCCGACGTGAAGTACTCCGGCGAGGCGCGCTTCCCCGACTACTCCCGCGAGTCCGGGTCCTACGAGTCCCGCCAGTTCTCCTCCGGCTCCGACGAGTCCTTCGAGACCCGCCGCGTCTACGCCCCCCCCAGCAGGAGCTACCTCTCCCCCAGCTCCAACGAGTCCAAGTAA